In Deltaproteobacteria bacterium, the DNA window AGTGCCGAGTATGGAGATATTCTTCGCTTTGAAAATTATGCCTTAGCTATTAGCGATCTAAATTATGTAGCGGTAAAGGAATCGGTGTTTCCATTCATTAAATTTCATGGAGTCGATGCCCTGTTGGGGCCAGAAATGCGCTCTACTGGTGAGGTGATGGGGATTGATAGGACTTTTGCAGGTGGTTTTTATAGGGCGCAGGTGGCTGCTGGCGCTACGCTTCCATTGAAAGGAACTGTGTTTTTAAGTTTAAGGGATGAAGATAAGGACGAGTCTTTAGATTATACGCGAAAGCTAAAGAGTATGGGCTTTAAGCTAGTCGCGACTAGTGGGACCGCGCAGTTTCTCCGCAAACACGATATAGAGGTAGAATCCATCAATAAAGTTCGCGAGGGTTCGCCACATATCGTAGATGCTCTTCTTGCGGGGGAGGTAGACTTGGTCATCAATACGCCGGAAGGAAGTGGGCCACTGCTCGATTCTCGCACGATACGCACTACCGCGTCTGATCTTAGATTGCCGCTCTTTACGACAGTGGCGGCGGCTCGTGCGGCAGTGGAGGCAATCGAGCAGATGAGTCTCGGAGATAGACTAGATGTGCTCTCTCTGCAGAGATATCTGGCGCAATGAGTTGAGTAGTGGATTAGATGGAGTAAGGCTAATGAGTGAACGAACGCCCATGACCCTTAAGGGGCATAAAGTGTTAAGCGAGGAATTGCAGAGACTAAAATATGTCGAGAGACCTAAGGCGTCTAAAGCCATTGAGGTAGCTCGGGAGCACGGCGACTTATCCGAAAATGCCGAGTACGATGCGGCAAAGCAGGCGCAAGGGCTTTTGGAGGCAAAAATTCGCGATTTGGAGTCCAAGCTAGGTACGGCGCAAGTAGTCGATGTTTCTACGCTTTCAGGAGATAGGGTGGTTTTCGGCGCAACTGTAAAGATTTGTTGCTTGGACGATGACGAGCGGCGTGAGATTTACATCGTAGGCGAGGACGAAGCGAATGCTGCGTTAGGGTTTTTATCTTACAAATCACCTCTCGCGCGGGCTCTTATTGGAAAGCAAGAGGGCGATGTCGTGCAAGTTAAATTGCCCTCTGGGGAGAAAGATTACGAAATTTTAGCGGTTAGCTTTGCAGAAAAATAGTTGGGGCTAGTGTTTTGGCTGGCGTAGCTAAATATATTCTGGCTTTGGATCAAGGGACTACGTCTTCGCGCTCCATTTTGTACGATTTAAGTGGTTGTGAACTTGCGGTAGCTAACAAGCCTATATCGGTGAACTTCCCCAGCGACGGATGGGTCGAGCAGGAGGCATGCGAGATCTGGGAGGCACAGCTTGCTACGATGAGAGAGGTGTGTAGCGGAGTAGAGCCTGCAAGCATTGCAGCTATTGGAATTGCGAACCAGCGCGAGACTTTAATTTGCTGGGATCCATTAGACGGCAAGGTGTTGGCGCCTGCCATTGTTTGGCAATGTAGGCGTTCGTCTGAAATTTGCTCTCGGCTTCGCAGGGCTGGCCTGCAAGACGAGATTGGAAGCATTTCGGGCTTGGTATTAGATCCCTATTTTTCCGCGAGCAAGATTCTTTGGCTTCAAGAAAATGTCGATGGATTAAGAGAAAGGATGCAGCTTGGCCGAGCTGTTTTTGGAACGGTTGATAGCTGGCTCGTGTACAATTTGACTAAAAGTAAGACCTCGGCTCCGGCATTGGTTACTGAATCCTCGAATGCCTCTCGCACCATGCTTTTTTCGCTCAAAAAGACTGATTGGGATGACAAGCTTTTAGAAATATTTTCGCTTTATAGGCATAACTTGCCACGGATTGTTGCTTCTTTTGGCATATTTGGAAGGACTTCCATACTCGGTGGTGGAAGTGAAATCCCCATTTGTGGGGTTTTAGGCGATCAGCAAGCGTCGTTGCTTGGACATGGGTGCATAGCGTCGGGTAGCGGAAAGTGCACGTTCGGCACTGGTGCCTTTATGCTGGTTAATACTGGCAGAGAGATCGTCACTTCTAATGAGGGTTTGCTAAGCTCGGTTGCCTGGCAGATGCGAGGTGAAGTGGGTAGAGCTGCTGTCGAAAAGGGGGATTGCTCTTATGTAGTGGAGGGCAGCGTATTTATGGCCGGTGCGCTCATCGGGTGGCTAAGAGACGGCATTGGGCTCATTAGTAGTTCGGCTGAGAGCGAGTTAAAGGCCTCGCAAGTAAACGACAGTTCTGGTGTAGTTGTAGTGCCGGCCTTTGTTGGATTAGGGGCGCCTTATTGGGACGATAGTGCGCGCGGAATAATTGTTGGGCTTAATAGGAATGTGACTGCTAACCACATCGTTCGTGCATGCCTAGAGGGCGTTGCTCACCAGGTGGCTGATTTACTTGAGTGCAGCGGTTTAAGTGAGCTACGCGAGCTAAATATAGACGGTGGCATGAGCGCTAACGAAGTGTTTTGTCAGATTTTAGCGGATATATCTCAAAGAGAGGTAGTTGTTTCATCTAGCGCAGAGCTAACGGCTTTAGGTGCCGCGCGGGCTGCTGCCTTTGGAGCTGGAGAATTTAATTCTTTGGAGCACGCAGTGGAGAGCATGCTAGCGAGCGGCAGCGGTTCTGCAAAGCCATTAAGGAGATTTGCGGCAAGAAAAGCGGAATCCCAAGTGGCAGTCGCGCGCAGACGTTGGAAGTCTGCGGTTGAGCGGTCGAGAGATTGGAGTTAGTCGTGAGCTCGATTTATAGAACCATAAATCCAATTACGGGCGAGTTAGTTAGAGAGTTTGCGTTTTGCTCCGGTCATGAGGTCG includes these proteins:
- the greA gene encoding transcription elongation factor GreA, which codes for MSERTPMTLKGHKVLSEELQRLKYVERPKASKAIEVAREHGDLSENAEYDAAKQAQGLLEAKIRDLESKLGTAQVVDVSTLSGDRVVFGATVKICCLDDDERREIYIVGEDEANAALGFLSYKSPLARALIGKQEGDVVQVKLPSGEKDYEILAVSFAEK
- the glpK gene encoding glycerol kinase GlpK, whose product is MAGVAKYILALDQGTTSSRSILYDLSGCELAVANKPISVNFPSDGWVEQEACEIWEAQLATMREVCSGVEPASIAAIGIANQRETLICWDPLDGKVLAPAIVWQCRRSSEICSRLRRAGLQDEIGSISGLVLDPYFSASKILWLQENVDGLRERMQLGRAVFGTVDSWLVYNLTKSKTSAPALVTESSNASRTMLFSLKKTDWDDKLLEIFSLYRHNLPRIVASFGIFGRTSILGGGSEIPICGVLGDQQASLLGHGCIASGSGKCTFGTGAFMLVNTGREIVTSNEGLLSSVAWQMRGEVGRAAVEKGDCSYVVEGSVFMAGALIGWLRDGIGLISSSAESELKASQVNDSSGVVVVPAFVGLGAPYWDDSARGIIVGLNRNVTANHIVRACLEGVAHQVADLLECSGLSELRELNIDGGMSANEVFCQILADISQREVVVSSSAELTALGAARAAAFGAGEFNSLEHAVESMLASGSGSAKPLRRFAARKAESQVAVARRRWKSAVERSRDWS